One genomic segment of Rivularia sp. PCC 7116 includes these proteins:
- a CDS encoding DUF3318 domain-containing protein has protein sequence MEPKVEIRYLSDLMPASARGSVKIISKPEQTKVIDASFPLPWHRERPIYINFDLWHNLAKQQRNLLLLRTVSWLTGVEWFKPSIYQGVALVGLFGGLIESAQGDAVGVVAAAGLSAIAILRWYRTNRSQESEIAADIAAIRLVQRRGYSETEAAEHLLKAIEAVAKIEKRSTLNFIDLIRTQNLRTIAGFSEVGIGSRLG, from the coding sequence ATGGAGCCAAAGGTAGAAATTCGTTATTTGTCAGATTTGATGCCTGCTTCAGCTAGGGGTTCGGTAAAAATAATTAGTAAACCGGAGCAAACAAAGGTAATTGATGCATCGTTCCCATTACCTTGGCATCGAGAAAGACCAATCTATATTAACTTTGATTTGTGGCACAATCTGGCAAAACAACAACGAAATTTATTGCTGTTGCGTACCGTTAGCTGGTTAACGGGGGTAGAGTGGTTTAAGCCAAGTATATATCAAGGTGTGGCGTTAGTTGGACTTTTTGGTGGTTTGATAGAATCGGCTCAAGGTGACGCAGTGGGAGTTGTTGCAGCTGCTGGATTAAGTGCGATCGCTATTCTGCGTTGGTATCGTACTAATCGTTCTCAAGAGTCGGAAATTGCTGCCGATATTGCTGCTATTCGTTTAGTGCAGCGACGAGGTTATAGCGAAACCGAAGCAGCAGAACATCTTCTAAAAGCAATTGAAGCTGTTGCAAAAATCGAAAAGCGTTCCACTTTAAATTTTATCGACTTAATTCGTACTCAAAATTTGCGAACAATAGCAGGTTTTTCGGAAGTAGGAATAGGGAGTAGGTTGGGTTAG
- a CDS encoding iron uptake porin — protein MKKRFKNLLQLSSVLTAVSCIAANPVLAAEDRQLTTVEELSEEANPMAQVTSVSQFSDVQTTDWAFQALQSLVERYGCIAGYPNGTYRGNRAMTRYEFAAGLNACLNRINELIATATRDLLTREDLITLQRLQSEFSAELATLRGRVDALEASTAQLEANQFSTTTKLKGRAIFNISNAFGDEQADINNNPNDNPDLDSNTTFTNRVRLELLSSFTGTDELQVRLNAGNITRYNRGPFLDGVTGTDMTRLSFDNVFGESDNDVGLDKLNYGFNLGKALRVKVDATNAELFKNVNTFNPNFEDSGTGSISRYGRFSPIYRQGAGGAGVTVTANPRGKIKLTGAYLARRPSDPGDPNGVFNGANSVFGQVDFEPSKSLNLGFTFARTYRNTGAGNRVNLFRSTGSSFANQPFGNVASTGNHYSVQANFRPASKISVGGWAGYSTMEALAGANEGAAAEVFYWAANLGIRDFGTKNSLLGIVFGQPPKVTDNDINAREDVDTSYHLEALYRLQLSDNVSVTPGLLVIFNPEHNNDNDTVYVGTLRTTFSF, from the coding sequence ATGAAAAAACGTTTTAAAAATCTTCTTCAATTAAGCTCAGTTTTGACAGCAGTTTCTTGTATTGCTGCAAATCCTGTATTGGCGGCAGAAGACCGGCAGCTAACTACTGTTGAGGAATTGTCAGAAGAAGCAAACCCAATGGCTCAGGTAACGTCAGTATCGCAGTTTTCTGACGTACAGACAACAGATTGGGCATTTCAAGCATTGCAATCTTTAGTCGAGCGATATGGATGTATCGCAGGTTATCCTAACGGTACTTATCGCGGCAATCGCGCTATGACCCGTTATGAATTTGCTGCTGGTTTAAATGCTTGTTTGAATCGGATAAACGAGCTAATCGCTACAGCAACAAGAGATTTACTAACTAGAGAAGATTTAATTACCTTACAAAGGTTGCAGTCAGAATTTAGTGCTGAATTGGCTACTTTGCGCGGTCGTGTAGATGCACTCGAAGCAAGTACTGCTCAATTAGAAGCAAATCAGTTTTCTACCACAACTAAACTAAAAGGGCGAGCGATATTTAACATATCCAATGCTTTTGGCGACGAACAAGCAGATATCAATAATAATCCAAATGATAATCCCGACCTTGATAGCAATACAACTTTTACTAACCGCGTTCGATTAGAGTTACTTAGTAGTTTTACTGGGACTGATGAGCTACAAGTTCGTTTGAATGCTGGCAATATCACTAGGTACAATCGAGGACCTTTTCTAGACGGTGTTACGGGTACCGATATGACTCGCCTTTCCTTCGACAATGTTTTTGGGGAATCTGACAACGATGTTGGTCTCGATAAACTTAACTATGGCTTCAATTTAGGAAAAGCACTACGGGTAAAAGTTGACGCTACCAACGCCGAATTATTTAAAAACGTCAACACCTTCAATCCCAACTTTGAAGATAGTGGCACGGGTTCAATATCTCGCTACGGACGTTTTAGTCCGATTTATCGTCAAGGTGCTGGTGGTGCTGGCGTAACCGTAACTGCTAATCCCCGAGGAAAAATTAAATTGACAGGTGCTTATCTAGCACGCAGACCTAGCGATCCCGGAGACCCAAATGGAGTTTTCAACGGTGCCAATAGCGTTTTCGGTCAAGTAGACTTTGAGCCTTCTAAATCTTTGAATCTTGGTTTTACTTTTGCTCGTACTTATCGTAATACTGGTGCAGGAAATAGAGTAAATTTGTTTAGAAGTACGGGCAGCAGTTTTGCTAATCAACCCTTTGGAAACGTAGCTAGTACAGGCAATCATTACAGCGTACAAGCAAACTTTCGACCTGCTTCTAAAATAAGTGTCGGCGGTTGGGCCGGTTATTCTACTATGGAAGCTTTAGCCGGAGCAAATGAAGGTGCGGCTGCAGAGGTATTTTACTGGGCTGCAAATTTAGGCATCAGAGACTTTGGTACAAAAAATAGTCTTTTAGGTATTGTTTTTGGTCAACCGCCAAAAGTTACCGATAATGATATCAATGCTCGTGAAGATGTAGATACTTCATATCATTTAGAAGCTCTTTACAGGTTGCAATTAAGCGATAATGTTTCGGTAACACCGGGTTTACTGGTTATTTTTAATCCAGAACACAACAACGATAACGATACTGTTTATGTCGGAACCTTGCGGACTACTTTCAGTTTCTAG
- a CDS encoding iron uptake porin produces MTKLFWNVFKLSPVVLAATFFAANSAFAGEATEKNTSVAELSEESNIGQVTSVSQFTDVQPTDWAFQALQSLVERYGCIAGYPNSTFRGNRALTRYEFAAGLNACLDRVNELIAIATEQVNSGDLNTLKRLQEEYAAELATLRGRVDGLEFRAAELESNQFSTTAKLKGEAIFAVSGAFGDEKVGGGDIDENVILTNRVRLTFDSSFTGKDKLRVRLQARNTPGFDDITGTRMARLGFEGSNENNVDLTELNYTFKPAKGVMVKIDANEADLNDNVNVFNPLFKSSGGGAISRYGRFNPIYRAASGDAGVTATLGGKKSPIKLTGAYTSGNPTKTDSGFFNGDNAFLGQVELKPMKSLNLGLTYVRRFDSGSANVTGSTGSSLARRPFGSGVATKSNHYGVQAALKLNKKTTLAGWYGFVDADEFNGAGDSEVQYWAATLGMKDFGSKGNTLGLIFGQPPKLTKISGFASGTEDQDTSYHLEGLYKMKLNDNIAVTPGLLVIFNPEHNNNNDTVYVGTLRTTFKF; encoded by the coding sequence ATGACAAAGCTTTTCTGGAACGTTTTCAAGTTGAGTCCAGTGGTTCTTGCTGCAACATTTTTCGCTGCTAACAGCGCATTCGCTGGTGAAGCAACCGAAAAAAACACTTCTGTTGCTGAGCTATCTGAAGAATCTAACATTGGTCAGGTAACATCCGTTTCCCAGTTTACCGACGTACAGCCCACCGATTGGGCATTCCAAGCACTGCAATCTTTGGTTGAGCGTTACGGTTGTATTGCTGGTTATCCCAACAGCACCTTCCGTGGCAATCGTGCTTTAACTCGTTACGAATTTGCTGCTGGTTTGAACGCTTGCTTGGATCGCGTTAACGAATTGATTGCGATCGCAACCGAGCAAGTTAATTCTGGTGACTTAAATACATTGAAGCGCTTGCAAGAAGAGTATGCTGCTGAATTAGCGACTCTACGCGGACGTGTAGATGGTTTAGAATTCCGCGCTGCTGAATTAGAAAGCAACCAGTTTTCTACTACTGCTAAGTTGAAAGGTGAAGCAATCTTTGCTGTATCTGGTGCTTTTGGTGATGAGAAAGTTGGCGGCGGAGACATCGATGAAAACGTAATCTTAACCAACAGAGTTCGCTTAACCTTTGATAGCAGTTTCACTGGTAAGGATAAGTTAAGAGTTCGTTTGCAGGCTCGCAATACTCCTGGATTTGACGATATCACAGGCACCAGAATGGCTCGTTTGGGCTTTGAAGGTAGCAACGAAAACAATGTTGACCTCACCGAATTAAACTACACCTTCAAGCCTGCGAAAGGAGTAATGGTTAAGATTGATGCAAATGAAGCCGATCTTAACGATAACGTCAACGTGTTCAACCCGTTGTTTAAGAGCAGTGGTGGTGGTGCTATCTCTCGTTACGGACGTTTCAACCCCATTTACCGCGCTGCGAGCGGTGACGCTGGTGTAACAGCTACCTTGGGTGGTAAGAAATCTCCGATCAAATTGACTGGAGCTTATACTTCTGGCAATCCTACCAAAACCGATAGTGGCTTTTTCAATGGCGATAATGCCTTCTTAGGTCAGGTCGAATTGAAACCTATGAAATCTTTGAATCTAGGTTTGACCTACGTGCGTCGTTTTGATAGTGGTAGTGCCAACGTTACTGGTAGCACCGGTAGTAGCTTGGCTAGAAGACCTTTTGGTAGTGGTGTTGCAACTAAATCCAATCACTACGGTGTACAAGCAGCTTTAAAACTCAATAAAAAGACAACTCTTGCTGGTTGGTATGGTTTTGTTGATGCTGATGAATTTAATGGTGCTGGAGATTCTGAAGTTCAGTACTGGGCTGCGACACTCGGCATGAAAGACTTTGGTTCTAAGGGTAATACTTTGGGTCTAATCTTCGGTCAGCCACCAAAATTAACTAAAATCAGTGGTTTTGCGAGTGGTACTGAAGACCAAGATACTTCTTACCACTTAGAAGGTCTTTACAAGATGAAGCTTAACGACAATATTGCCGTTACTCCTGGCTTGTTAGTAATCTTCAACCCCGAACACAACAACAATAACGACACCGTTTACGTTGGTACATTACGTACAACCTTCAAATTCTAA